A window of Choristoneura fumiferana chromosome 8, NRCan_CFum_1, whole genome shotgun sequence contains these coding sequences:
- the LOC141430344 gene encoding dynein regulatory complex subunit 3-like, which produces MGEKKTEKKSLNSLIIHPAIEPGVIDNAMIIRCILEYGPKDEAGRLFAEEGVHLDEAPIVRLEFQNILRIDHLWMLTSLRKLTLAHNCIEKIENLERLTGLIELDLSFNYIEKIENLEELVNIEVLTLFHNKIRKLENMEMLEKLLVFSIGDNLIEDYKEMAYLRKFRFLRSVSFKGNPCCDDPMTYEFLKSALVKVTYLDYKTVTEEEREKGAAFFRGLLGSCSSHLKLTMTSAVNENIARKPTLHTPAKKCSALCRYKEQYVETMAGLVEFAQGAYNVRQHEIKLFKDLVDNALADSVEKSKGIIAEFEVKKKPLVAQMQEVIEKFKAKQATVEQLEPTIVDLTETFNDVLYELWKGLMNTEMQLYERCEESRVQFSVNMTEMITKLMEVSRNAFGAWREIEGIWSMRQFETLSKLLGNKVMLGDAPPELFEIMMDRDAMMNLVAQSSDNHSRFIDAREDLLVTRANDWRDDLVQGTNDNEVKRNRDRVLEINFFIDNQREEWTDMQMHLTEAVDPETAALLGDDF; this is translated from the exons ATGGGTGAGAAAAAAACAGAGAAAAAGTCGCTGAACAGTCTTATTATTCACCCGGCCATCGAACCCGGCGTGATTGACAATGCTATGATAATTCGATGTATTTTGGAATACG GTCCGAAAGATGAAGCCGGCAGACTCTTCGCAGAAGAAGGTGTACATTTAGACGAAGCTCCGATAGTTCGATTGGAGTtccaaaatattttaagaattgATCATCTTTGGATGCTCACATCTTTAAGAAAGTTAACTTTAGCCCACAATTGTAttgaaaaaatagaaaatttggAACGATTGACTGGCCTGATTGAATTAGACCTGTCGTTTAATTATATAGAAAAGATAGAGAATCTAGAAGAGCTAGTCAACATAGAAGTACTTACGctgtttcacaataaaataagaaaattggAGAATATGGAGATGTTGGAAAAATTGCTCGTGTTTAGCATTGGAGATAATCTTATTGAGGATTATAAAGag ATGGCGTACCTCCGTAAATTCCGCTTCTTACGCTCGGTCAGCTTCAAGGGTAACCCGTGCTGCGACGATCCCATGACGTACGAGTTTCTAAAGTCAGCGCTGGTCAAGGTCACGTATCTGGACTATAAAACTGTGACTGAAGAGGAAAGAGAAAAAGGAGCGGCGTTCTTCAG agggctgTTGGGTTCGTGCTcttcacatttgaaattaactatGACATCTGCGGTGAatgaaaacatcgcgaggaaacctacACTGCACACACCTGCTAAGAAATGCAGTG CGTTATGTAGGTATAAAGAGCAGTACGTGGAAACAATGGCTGGTCTGGTCGAGTTCGCGCAAGGAGCGTACAACGTACGGCAGCATGAGATCAAACTATTCAAGGATCTGGTCGACAACGCTCTAGCTGACAGCGTCGAGAAAAGCAAGGG TATCATAGCAGAATTTGAGGTTAAGAAGAAGCCTCTTGTCGCACAGATGCAAGAAGTGATAGAGAAGTTTAAAGCGAAGCAAGCCACTGTGGAGCAACTGGAGCCGACTATAGTAGACCTCACCGAAACTTTCAACGACGTACTATATGAGCTGTGGAAAGGACTCATGAATACTGAGATGCAGCTGTATGAACGATGTGAG GAATCTAGAGTCCAGTTCTCAGTGAACATGACAGAGATGATAACTAAATTGATGGAGGTGTCTCGTAATGCGTTCGGCGCGTGGCGCGAGATCGAGGGCATTTGGTCGATGCGGCAGTTCGAGACATTGTCCAAACTGCTCGGGAACAAGGTCATGTTGGGGGATGCACCGCCTGAGCTGTTTGAG ATAATGATGGACCGCGATGCAATGATGAATCTCGTAGCGCAGTCATCAGACAACCACAGCCGGTTCATCGACGCGCGCGAAGACTTGCTGGTGACGCGAGCCAACGACTGGCGAGATGACCTCGTTCAGGGGACCAACGA cAATGAAGTGAAACGCAACAGAGACAGGGTACTGGAAATCAACTTTTTCATAGACAACCAAAGGGAGGAGTGGACAGACATGCAAATGCATCTCACAGAAGCTGTTGACCCTGAGACAGCGGCTCTGCTGGGCGACGACTTTTGA